The following are encoded together in the Pleurocapsa sp. FMAR1 genome:
- the ftsH gene encoding ATP-dependent zinc metalloprotease FtsH: MNNFQTKVEKQLANSTVSKLSNRKKNSKISTSVRKLAAGWIIFQTLFLATPILAQQKSNNNLNYGEFLKKLADNQVAKVEIDETTNLANVTLKGQEKGSPPHEVVLFEQNQDLIPKIRAQNVDFAIKTSVDRSTTVGILLNLLIFFVLILGLIMIVRRSANASGQAMSFGKSKAKFQMEAKTGIQFNDVAGIEEAKEELQEVVTFLKEPERFTAIGAKIPRGVLLIGPPGTGKTLLAKAIAGEAGVPFFSISGSEFVEMFVGVGASRVRDLFKKAKENAPCIIFIDEIDAVGRQRGAGIGGGNDEREQTLNQLLTEMDGFEGNSGVIVIAATNRPDVLDQALLRPGRFDRQVMVDYPDLQGRLGILEVHARGKKIAPEVSLDAIARRTPGFSGADLANLLNEAAILTARRHKEAVTMLEVNDAVDRIVAGMEGIPLIDSKFKRLIAYHEVGHAIVASMIPGHDPVEKVTIIPRGGAGGLTWFTPEEEMGLETKSKILAKITSLLGGRAAEEIIFGTDEITQGAGQDIQMLTSLARKMVTKFGMSDLGALALEGQEQPVFLGGDSGTRNEYSEEVAAQIDVRIRNIALECHNKAKKIIGENRLAVDRIVDILIEKETIEGKEFRKYLARFSPNYQSEETRDRTLSLTKK; the protein is encoded by the coding sequence ATGAACAACTTTCAGACAAAAGTAGAAAAGCAATTAGCAAATTCTACTGTTTCAAAACTCAGCAACCGCAAGAAAAACAGTAAAATAAGCACTTCAGTAAGAAAGTTAGCTGCGGGATGGATAATTTTTCAGACCCTTTTTCTGGCAACTCCCATTTTGGCACAGCAGAAATCCAACAATAATCTTAATTACGGTGAGTTTTTAAAAAAATTAGCAGATAACCAAGTTGCAAAAGTAGAAATTGATGAAACTACTAATCTTGCCAACGTGACCTTGAAGGGACAAGAAAAAGGCTCTCCTCCCCATGAAGTAGTTTTATTTGAGCAAAATCAAGATCTGATTCCGAAGATACGGGCTCAAAACGTCGATTTTGCCATCAAAACTTCCGTAGATCGCTCAACAACTGTAGGCATTTTGTTGAATCTACTGATCTTTTTTGTTTTAATATTGGGGCTGATTATGATTGTGCGTCGCTCTGCTAATGCTTCTGGTCAAGCTATGAGTTTTGGGAAATCCAAAGCCAAGTTTCAGATGGAGGCAAAAACGGGGATTCAGTTTAATGATGTAGCAGGAATCGAAGAAGCCAAAGAAGAGTTACAAGAAGTCGTAACCTTTCTCAAAGAACCAGAAAGATTTACGGCAATTGGTGCCAAAATTCCTAGGGGAGTATTATTAATTGGTCCTCCTGGGACAGGTAAAACCCTCTTAGCAAAAGCGATCGCTGGAGAAGCTGGAGTGCCATTTTTTAGCATCTCTGGTTCTGAGTTTGTCGAGATGTTTGTTGGTGTAGGTGCATCCCGCGTTCGCGATTTATTTAAAAAAGCCAAAGAAAATGCCCCCTGCATTATTTTTATTGATGAAATAGATGCCGTTGGTCGCCAAAGGGGTGCAGGGATTGGCGGAGGCAACGATGAGCGAGAACAAACTCTTAATCAACTGCTGACGGAGATGGACGGTTTTGAAGGCAATAGTGGCGTTATCGTTATTGCTGCTACCAATCGTCCTGATGTTCTAGATCAGGCTTTGCTGCGTCCTGGTCGTTTTGATCGTCAGGTAATGGTGGACTATCCTGATTTGCAGGGTAGACTAGGTATTCTAGAAGTTCATGCCCGTGGCAAGAAAATTGCCCCTGAAGTATCTTTAGATGCGATCGCTCGTCGTACTCCTGGATTTAGCGGTGCAGATTTAGCGAACCTCTTGAATGAAGCTGCAATTTTGACCGCCAGAAGACATAAAGAGGCGGTAACAATGTTAGAGGTAAATGATGCCGTAGATCGTATTGTAGCGGGAATGGAAGGCATTCCTTTAATAGATAGTAAGTTCAAAAGACTAATTGCCTATCATGAAGTTGGTCATGCGATCGTTGCTAGTATGATTCCTGGACACGATCCCGTAGAGAAGGTTACTATCATTCCCAGAGGAGGCGCAGGAGGTTTGACTTGGTTTACTCCAGAAGAAGAAATGGGGTTAGAAACCAAATCAAAAATTCTGGCAAAAATTACTTCGCTTTTAGGCGGTAGAGCAGCCGAAGAAATAATATTTGGCACAGATGAGATAACTCAAGGTGCAGGTCAAGATATTCAAATGCTGACTTCTTTAGCGCGCAAAATGGTAACTAAATTTGGAATGTCAGATTTAGGAGCATTAGCCTTGGAGGGTCAAGAACAACCCGTATTCTTGGGGGGTGATTCTGGGACGAGAAACGAATATTCAGAAGAAGTTGCTGCCCAAATTGATGTGCGTATCCGCAATATTGCTCTGGAGTGCCATAACAAAGCTAAAAAGATAATTGGTGAGAATCGTTTAGCTGTCGATCGAATTGTAGATATTTTGATTGAAAAAGAAACAATTGAGGGTAAAGAGTTTCGCAAGTACCTCGCTCGATTTTCTCCTAATTATCAATCTGAAGAAACAAGAGATAGAACCCTTAGTCTGACTAAAAAGTAG
- a CDS encoding glycoside hydrolase family 10 protein: MILKLIIRVKKLIFLFAISVTIFFFLSLLTTVPSHTPQKSESLKGIWLSHFGNAFLTYTNLTDNAFYQLSRLNYNRVYVDVYNNGTAYSSKYAPRNYLVSLPFTNPLKTAIKQGKHQGLKVYAWYEHGMMTFPNSELAQQHPDWILATNQGEKLIDRHWWLDPANPEVQQYLVNLFTEVAASYLDLYGIQIDDHWGIPIQFGNKTVEMTQLTRKVVKAIRKIRPDLVISLSPHPLRFSLNRYSQDWLAWIKAGLIDELVMQLYRQTSQEVALSIDNSILPEVKNYVDVAVGIYAGGFTKQKPLAEIQQQMNTVKQYGYGYAIFSWEASFGLLRWSNRQQKENFLKAI; encoded by the coding sequence GTGATTTTAAAGTTGATTATTCGAGTTAAAAAGTTAATTTTTCTATTCGCTATTAGTGTTACTATCTTCTTTTTTCTAAGTCTTTTGACTACTGTACCAAGCCATACGCCACAAAAATCTGAGTCGCTCAAAGGCATCTGGCTAAGTCATTTTGGCAATGCTTTTCTAACTTATACAAACCTGACAGACAATGCTTTTTATCAACTATCTCGTCTTAATTACAATCGGGTTTATGTTGATGTCTACAATAACGGAACAGCTTATTCTAGCAAGTATGCTCCCAGAAACTATCTCGTATCTTTGCCTTTTACCAATCCTTTGAAAACTGCTATTAAACAAGGAAAACACCAAGGTTTAAAAGTATATGCTTGGTATGAACATGGAATGATGACTTTTCCTAATTCAGAGTTAGCTCAACAACATCCAGATTGGATTTTAGCCACTAATCAAGGCGAAAAGTTAATCGATCGTCATTGGTGGCTAGATCCAGCTAACCCAGAGGTACAGCAATACTTGGTAAATTTATTTACTGAAGTTGCAGCGTCCTATCTCGATCTTTACGGTATTCAAATTGACGATCATTGGGGTATACCAATTCAGTTTGGCAATAAAACTGTTGAGATGACACAGTTAACCCGCAAGGTAGTAAAAGCCATCAGAAAAATTAGACCAGACTTAGTTATTTCTCTTTCTCCTCATCCTTTAAGATTTTCCCTAAATAGATACTCACAAGATTGGCTAGCTTGGATTAAAGCGGGACTAATCGATGAATTAGTGATGCAGCTTTATCGTCAGACTAGCCAAGAAGTCGCACTGTCAATCGATAACTCTATTTTACCTGAAGTAAAAAACTATGTAGATGTAGCAGTTGGTATTTATGCAGGTGGTTTTACAAAACAAAAGCCTTTAGCTGAGATCCAACAACAAATGAATACAGTTAAACAATATGGCTATGGCTACGCAATTTTTTCCTGGGAAGCATCATTTGGCTTATTGCGTTGGAGTAATCGTCAGCAAAAAGAAAACTTTCTCAAGGCAATTTAG
- a CDS encoding choice-of-anchor Q domain-containing protein: MENFPENLSLNNPIVTILDDEDDGNLAPNDISLREAIVHSQDGSKVSFDNSLKNKTILLTRGELSIDKNLTIQGFDNGQVTINGNNKSRVFDINNNLDKFADVTIDNLTITGGNAGNQNGGGILNTEKLTINNSIITDNSTNGVGGGISSDLGYTDDKNSATVINNSVISNNSAGEGAGIYHDAGITVNDYPFSLFLNATSVTSKSTDGSGGGIDNNYGRIKIDDSTIDQNTAVGRGGGIISSSKVEAVDSTISNNRADSGGGINIAGFDGGGILIDSTISGNTAKTFGGGILFGSTYGSQSVTNSTITNNSAPEGGGIQQGNEGRINITSSIIAGNVDNNDANGAGIISGGNNLIGNGNGAPDFVNLFNDDLVGTANKPIDPQLGELKDNGGATFTHALLPESIAINTGSNPEKLTTDQRGKGFERVLFDATDIGAFEADTDSIYDLPFLPPEPTSRIVTTLNDEDDGDLSADDISLREAILESNSGDSITFDPSLSGGKITLTLGELTVDKSLSILGLGADKLTIDADNKSRVFNVDNGSDTRLDVAIAKLTITGGNAAEEGGGGINNQENLTVNQSIIRGNSAKSGGGVSTNKFATTTVNNSTISENLAEFGGGVYNSDSNTTINNSTISNNNSTEYGGGGIFDSTYEGGSTIVNNSTISGNTAQGQGGGIDANAFFRLEVNNSTITDNTAKNSLNVAGGNGSGVYSFSGVSTFTSSIIAGNAKNDDFAGDGKSGGNNFIGKVNSTVFVNGIKQDIVGTNKAPIDPQLGELQDNGGLTFTHALLPDSPAINTGSNTNKLTTDQRGKGFERTLFDATDIGAFEADTDSIYAPLVLPPDPTVTILDDEDDRNLSADDISLREAILYSDSGDTITFDPNLKGGTITLELGQLIIDKDLTIKGLGANNLTIDANNNSRVLKIDDAIEDSNYDEVDDSIMNVTLDGLTITGGSAKDSTPDFHDRLGGGIYNRENLVITNSIIAKNVSKGGGGGIYNQGTIKINSSTIADNSAESYYQNNADGGGILNSDEADDGSITMKISNSTISANTAQGNGGGISNSGSYHDNSSQTIISNSTISGNTTQGNGGGVDSFARHTKIQNSTIFNNSGSLGSGVYHKEADEPNLNGSTTLESTIVAGNVGDRDIDDKSIVISDGHNLIGNGDKTDFADGVNGDLVGTLANPLEPKLGELRDNGGLTFTHALLPDSPAINVGSNPNKLTTDQRRLKRSIQQTDIGAYEVQSEPINSPINTIINGEAGNDTLKGSAGDDIISGDEGRDILNGEAGNDTLKGGQQFDRLNGGKGNDVLIGGGDIDVLTGDAGQDLFYLENIKGGLEWIRDFELNQDRLGLADDITYDELEITGRVNSFISYQGELAVVLGVSPSQLTIDQFQEI; this comes from the coding sequence ATGGAAAATTTCCCAGAAAATCTAAGTCTAAATAATCCTATTGTCACGATTTTAGATGACGAAGATGATGGAAACTTAGCTCCTAATGATATCTCCCTGCGAGAGGCAATTGTCCATAGCCAAGATGGAAGTAAAGTTAGCTTCGACAACAGCCTGAAGAATAAGACTATTTTGTTGACTCGTGGCGAACTAAGTATTGATAAAAATCTAACTATTCAAGGTTTTGATAATGGTCAAGTGACAATAAATGGCAATAATAAAAGTCGAGTTTTTGATATTAATAATAATCTCGATAAATTTGCAGATGTCACTATAGATAATTTAACTATTACTGGTGGTAATGCTGGCAATCAAAATGGTGGTGGTATCTTAAACACGGAAAAGTTAACTATCAATAACAGTATTATTACCGATAATTCTACAAATGGAGTTGGCGGTGGTATATCCAGTGATTTGGGATATACAGACGATAAAAATTCTGCAACAGTAATTAACAACAGCGTTATTAGTAATAATTCGGCAGGAGAAGGTGCTGGTATTTACCATGACGCAGGTATTACAGTTAATGACTATCCTTTCTCTCTATTTTTAAATGCCACTAGTGTTACTAGCAAATCCACTGATGGCTCTGGGGGTGGAATTGACAACAATTATGGTCGAATAAAGATTGATGATAGTACTATCGATCAAAATACGGCAGTAGGCAGAGGCGGTGGTATTATCTCCAGCAGTAAAGTCGAAGCAGTTGACAGTACCATTAGCAATAATCGAGCAGATTCTGGAGGAGGCATCAATATTGCTGGATTTGATGGCGGTGGCATCTTGATCGACAGCACTATTAGTGGCAATACTGCCAAGACATTTGGTGGTGGTATTTTATTTGGTTCTACCTATGGTTCTCAAAGTGTTACCAACAGCACCATTACTAATAATTCCGCTCCAGAGGGTGGGGGAATACAGCAAGGTAACGAAGGTAGGATAAATATCACCAGCAGCATCATTGCAGGTAACGTTGACAACAATGATGCAAATGGTGCAGGTATTATCTCTGGAGGTAATAACTTAATTGGCAATGGAAATGGTGCGCCAGATTTTGTCAATCTATTTAATGACGATCTCGTCGGTACTGCTAATAAGCCAATAGATCCTCAACTAGGTGAGTTAAAAGATAATGGTGGAGCTACTTTTACTCATGCTCTGTTGCCTGAAAGTATAGCGATTAATACAGGTAGCAACCCTGAAAAATTAACTACCGATCAACGAGGGAAAGGGTTTGAGCGCGTTCTGTTTGATGCTACGGATATTGGTGCTTTTGAAGCGGATACCGACTCGATTTACGATCTGCCATTTCTGCCACCAGAGCCAACATCAAGAATAGTAACGACTCTAAATGATGAAGATGATGGTGATTTGAGTGCCGATGATATTTCCCTACGAGAAGCAATTCTAGAGAGCAATTCTGGAGATAGTATTACTTTCGATCCTAGTCTTAGTGGTGGAAAGATTACTCTGACTCTAGGAGAGTTAACTGTAGACAAAAGCTTAAGCATTCTTGGTTTGGGTGCAGATAAGTTAACCATAGATGCAGATAATAAAAGTCGGGTATTTAATGTTGATAATGGTTCTGATACTCGTCTTGATGTGGCGATCGCCAAACTAACTATTACTGGCGGAAATGCTGCTGAAGAAGGAGGTGGAGGGATTAATAATCAGGAAAATCTGACAGTTAATCAATCAATTATTAGAGGTAATTCAGCTAAGAGTGGGGGTGGTGTATCGACGAACAAATTTGCCACAACAACTGTTAATAATTCCACTATTAGCGAAAATTTAGCTGAGTTTGGCGGTGGTGTGTACAATTCTGACTCTAATACTACTATCAATAACTCTACGATTAGCAACAACAATTCGACGGAATATGGAGGCGGTGGTATTTTTGACTCAACTTATGAGGGTGGCTCAACCATAGTTAATAATAGTACGATTAGTGGTAATACTGCTCAGGGTCAAGGTGGTGGTATTGATGCTAATGCTTTTTTTCGTTTAGAAGTTAATAATAGTACGATCACTGATAATACTGCTAAGAATAGCCTTAATGTTGCTGGAGGTAATGGTAGTGGAGTCTATTCTTTTAGTGGAGTCAGTACTTTTACTAGCAGTATTATTGCTGGCAATGCCAAAAATGATGATTTTGCAGGCGATGGCAAAAGTGGTGGTAATAACTTTATTGGTAAGGTCAATAGTACAGTTTTCGTTAACGGCATTAAGCAAGATATTGTCGGCACTAATAAAGCTCCTATCGATCCTCAACTAGGTGAGTTGCAAGACAATGGCGGTTTGACTTTTACTCACGCTCTACTTCCCGACTCCCCAGCAATTAATACAGGTAGTAACACAAACAAACTAACTACCGATCAACGGGGAAAAGGTTTTGAGCGAACTTTGTTTGATGCTACGGATATTGGTGCTTTTGAAGCGGATACCGATTCAATTTATGCTCCTTTAGTTCTACCACCAGACCCCACTGTAACCATTTTAGATGACGAAGACGATCGCAATCTAAGTGCAGATGATATCTCGTTGCGAGAGGCAATTTTATACAGTGATAGTGGCGATACAATTACCTTTGACCCTAATCTTAAAGGTGGGACTATTACTCTTGAATTAGGACAATTAATCATTGACAAAGACCTAACCATTAAAGGCTTGGGAGCAAATAATTTAACTATTGATGCCAATAATAATAGTCGCGTTTTAAAGATCGATGATGCCATAGAAGACTCAAATTACGATGAAGTAGATGACTCAATTATGAATGTTACTCTTGATGGCTTAACTATTACGGGAGGTTCTGCCAAAGACTCTACCCCAGACTTTCATGACCGACTTGGAGGAGGAATCTATAATCGGGAAAATTTAGTAATAACCAACAGCATCATTGCTAAAAATGTCTCTAAAGGTGGTGGTGGGGGAATTTATAATCAAGGTACTATCAAAATTAATTCTAGTACTATTGCCGATAATTCTGCCGAGTCATATTATCAGAATAATGCTGATGGTGGTGGTATTTTGAACTCTGACGAAGCTGATGATGGTTCTATAACTATGAAAATCAGCAATAGTACCATTTCTGCTAACACGGCTCAAGGTAATGGTGGGGGCATTTCTAATAGCGGGAGTTATCATGACAATTCTAGTCAAACCATAATTAGTAATAGCACCATCTCTGGTAATACGACTCAAGGCAATGGTGGCGGTGTTGATAGTTTTGCTCGCCATACCAAAATACAAAACAGCACTATTTTCAATAATTCTGGATCTTTAGGTAGTGGTGTTTATCACAAAGAAGCAGATGAGCCTAATTTAAATGGTTCTACTACCTTAGAAAGTACTATTGTTGCAGGAAATGTTGGCGATCGCGATATTGATGATAAAAGTATAGTAATCAGCGATGGTCATAACCTGATTGGCAATGGGGATAAGACTGATTTTGCTGATGGTGTCAACGGCGATCTGGTCGGTACATTAGCTAACCCTCTAGAGCCAAAACTAGGAGAGTTACGGGATAATGGCGGTCTAACTTTTACTCATGCTTTACTTCCTGACTCCCCAGCAATTAATGTAGGTAGCAACCCCAACAAACTAACCACCGATCAGCGACGATTGAAACGATCTATTCAGCAAACCGATATCGGTGCTTATGAAGTCCAATCAGAACCAATAAATTCCCCGATTAATACAATTATCAATGGTGAGGCTGGTAACGATACTCTAAAGGGTAGTGCTGGTGACGATATTATTAGCGGTGATGAGGGTAGGGATATTCTTAACGGTGAGGCTGGTAATGA